The nucleotide sequence TTACGTCCAATCTAACAACGAAAACATGGAAAATCTATTGTTGCACATATCCGATTACTTCCCCGATTATTCCATTTCCACAAATATAACAGATTCCAATGAATCCCATCTATCCACATGGAACACTGTACGTGTATCTCAGTGAGTGAGTCGATCagaaatatttcattcaatgcAATATAACACGCAATATACGCGAATCATCTAAATGATTAATAGAATGACTGAAAGTGGTTGCCATCATTGCAATACAATAACAGaacatgaaataaaacaaaatgaatgttTGAAATAACGAAGTAAAGCCAATTCATTTCGCTAAGTGTTTGTTGATAAACTGTGTAATTAGTCACAGGTATTCTACTCATCTCCATAGAAATGCATTTGGTCAATGTTTTATTGAAGCTAAACTATCGATTTCACAAACGGAAAATCAGACGTAACGAATTCGACGAACAATAAGTAGAGATGTATATGAAGGTCTGTATTCTTACAAACGAGGATATCATGTGCGATAACTTCATGATATTCACGTCTAAATATGAAGATTGCTTAATCAAATGTTTCTTCTCAATAGTAACAGATTCTTATACACAGGAAATGtttctcaacaaattcaaactATGTTGTCTCAAATTATTTACATCACAATCCAACCTTCAACTCCATTCCATTCCATCATTCAGTGGATACTAATCACAATCTGTCATCACTGACAACATTCTTTCTTGTAAATGGTTGAATGGCAAGTTGATTGTGTCTCTGTGTGTCAATGTAGCAGACAATCAAGCATATGGCTAGATTATTTTTAGTTTGATTATTAGTATTGACATCAGATTCTCAATTCGTGTCACTTCACAATTCATAATTCACGACTATCATTCTTCCAATTACAAATTATTCAAAACAATCCACACTCGCACACAGTTCACTGAAACATTGCATAGAAGTGAACAAGAAATAATTAGACATATCCTATATTACTATCTTACAAACTGTAGGGAATAATCACACTATCATCAATCAGTCATCCAATAGGCTCAACTGTATTAATCTTCACtgcattattaataaaataattatattgatTGTTGTAGTGGATATGTGTTTAGTAGACATGCTTTTCATATCTCACACTAGTCATGTTCATGAAAATATGTTCAACATAATTGTTCCTACAAGTGTCACTTTCGTATGACATTGATTGATTTCGCGATTGACTCCGTGACTTGTCAACATGAAACTCCTCACGAAGGGAGAGTTTAATTTCCATCAATCTGGTGAGATGATTCGATTAATCAAAGTCTTAACAACACAATCGATGGCTTACATCCATATCGAACAGAGACAGTTCAAACAGTTCAACTATGTCATGATGAAATTCGATTATTCGTGTAAGTCAGCCAGTGAGTCAAACTGACTAATCAACATCTTCTGAGTGATAAGATGAGATTTTtacaaaacaaacaagaaaacgaAACGGCACAGATTTCGCATACTAACAATAAAACACCAGTGATCTTCCTCATCAAAATCGGAACATTGTTCTATATTGAATCTCGTTTCAACGTATGCTCGATTAGTAAACCCAAACCTGATCACATTACCAAAATCAAAACTGAACAGAAATGCAActattcaattatatttaaaCACACGAAGATGAACAGTGAATATTTATCTAAGTAATCACAGCATTCTTGCTCATCTCCATTCAAATCTTTACCAACACATCCATTCTCAATCTAATTTCAGTCTATTTCAATTCACGTTTCACAACACCACCCATAAGCGATTGTTCAGCGTTTTCATCATATACATATGGCCCATCAACAGGCTCATAACTGTCTTGTTGATTTTCATCAAATCCTATGTTATCGTAATATTGAGGTTGTTGAAAATGTGGGAATTGTTCAGGTTGCATATTTATCCCTCCCATTTGCATGTAATGCTGAATGGGTGGATATCCATATtgttgtagtagttgttgttgttgacctTGTTGTGAAGGATGGAAAGCTTGTACTAGTTTTGACTGATATTGACGTTTCATCATTTGTGATTGACCAATGGGTTGTCCATATTCACTCTGTCCTCCGTATGAATTGGAATATTGGGAGTATGCGCTCATTGGTTGTTGTGAATTGTGGTTAATTTTCCCTCCCATTTGTCTCTTCATCATCATATTGGATGAGtagtattgttgttgttgttgtggttgttgttgttgtgattgttgttgttgtggttgctGTTGTTGCTGTGTCTGTTGTTGTTGCGGTT is from Schistosoma haematobium chromosome 6, whole genome shotgun sequence and encodes:
- a CDS encoding hypothetical protein (EggNog:ENOG41KOG0621~COG:M~SECRETED:SignalP(1-31)); this encodes MQINNLATHKFMSSLSIYIIMMSCCCQLSQSIDLNGLKSSVGKIADYEKKLGQGIQLANNYLGSSNLPKLSRRQLQSSLMQGVQSYGQQQPMQQQSQQQQPQQQQTQQQQQPQQQQSQQQQPQQQQQYYSSNMMMKRQMGGKINHNSQQPMSAYSQYSNSYGGQSEYGQPIGQSQMMKRQYQSKLVQAFHPSQQGQQQQLLQQYGYPPIQHYMQMGGINMQPEQFPHFQQPQYYDNIGFDENQQDSYEPVDGPYVYDENAEQSLMGGVVKRELK